From Rhodohalobacter mucosus:
AAAAGCGTTCGCATGAATTTTAAAGGAGTGATTACCGATATGGTCCACGATGAATCCCGGACCGTACAATATGTGTTCGAACCTCCCGACCGCAGTTGGATTGGGCTGATCGTTCACGTTATTGACAACGGTTGTAATCTGAGGGAACTCGTTAAGCAGAGCGTCTTTCAGCCTGCCGGTCAGCTCCGGATCATCCTTGTATGTAACCAGGTTCACCATCAGGTCGTGCGTGTAATATGAGTTCCGTATCACGAGATGCCTCATAAACCCGGTATTCTCACGATTATTGAAGGCGGGTATCTGATGCGTGATGCAGTAGTTTCGCACGAAATCCAGGATTTGGAACGAAACGGGATCCTGAAGGTGGCATTCATTCAGGTTCAGGATTTTGTCAAATCTTCCGGGGGCATGCAGACCGGCCGCAAACCCGGTATCGTCCACGTATTCGTCTTTATTGATCTCTTCTTCCGTGAGCCAGCGCCGGGTGGCAAAGCTGTATTCCATTTTGTTGCGGTAATAGAGCTCGTGATTACATCCGATGATCGGCTGCACAATTTCTGGATCAAGCTCTGCGATACGCTGCATATGATCGCGTACATGCTGCTCCTTCATGATAAGCTGTTCGGAATAGGGCAGGTGCTGCCATGTGCATCCTCCGCACACATTTGCATGGCTGCACGCAGGTTCGATGCGAAGAGGAGAGGGGTCTGTAATCTGGAGCAGCTTTGCTTCGATAAACTTCTTTTTTTTTCGTGTAATGCGCGCCTTCACTTTGTCGCCCGGAGCGGTTCCGGGTACAAATACGGCCATGCCGTCAATTCGTCCCACACCTTTCCCCTTGAAAGCGGTAGAATCGATTGTCAGTTCTACTTCAGAGCCTTTCTTAAGAGCCATTAAACCTGCTGCTCGTTTTCTTTGTCAATTTCGTACTGTGTTTCATACTGAATGGAAAAGGCCGTTCGCGTATCGGTAACATCGGCCAGTTTCCTCATGGAGAGTTCAAGCTGCTTCATTACGCGAATAGAGATGGCTTCCAGGAATTTAACGGCTGTCTCAGGGTTTCTCTTTTTCAGTGTTTCAAAATCCGGTTTAAAGAAACCCAGAAGAACACAGTCGGTGAGGCATTTTGCGGACGACATACGGCGAATCTCGTATCCGATCGACATGGTTCCTATTTCCCTTGGGGCCTGAATGTTGATTGAATACTGATCGTTTTCACTTTCCGACTGGCTGTTTTTAACGGTAAGCTGAACCGTACCTTCTTCGATAAAGTACATCCCGGTTCCGGGATCGTTCTGGTAGTATATAAATTCACCCTCTTTGTAGCGCCTTCTGTGGCAGAGCTGAAGAAGCTCGTATCGTTCGGTTAGTGAAAGCTCAGACAATAAACCCGATTTGAGTACGATATTGCCCTGTTTTCTGATTTTACGAAGATCATTTTTTTTAAACATGATGCTGTGAGTTAGAGGCCTATACAAGGTTAGAATGAGTGACCGATACCAAAACTGAAATAGGGTGTGCGGTCTTTGAACCAGCCTTTCTGCAAATCTTTTGCCCGAAAGGTGAAATCGATGCGTGCTACAAGGAATTCCCAGTCAAAGCGCAGGCCCAGTCCTGTACTTACGGGAATTTGCTTATAAAATGTGTCAAACGAAAACCGGCCGTCTTCCAGAATGTCAACGTCGTCTTCATCCAGGAAACGGTTGCCGGGCCCGTACCATACGTTTCCGGCATCGGTATGCCATGCAAGCTGCCACTGGGCGCTTAAAACATTGTCGAACAGTACCTGCCGAAGCTCTGTAAAGGCTGCCAGTTTAATCTCACCGCCGGGAACCGAAACATCCTCAATTGCGCCCGGCCCAAGTAAAAATGGATTGTACCCTCGAATATCATTGCTGCCGCCTGCGAAGAACCGCCTGTTCAGCGGTATGCTTTCGCTCTGTCCGATCGGAGTTGCGTATCCGCCGAACAGCCTCCATGCAAATACGGAGGTAGGGGTTACAGGATAGTACCTGCGGTAGTCGGCAGAAAGCTTCACAAACCTGCTGTAACTGAGCTGACTTGGAAATATCCCCAGAGGAAGCGTCAGGGTGCCCTGCAGTTCACCGGGGCTTACCAGGAATCGGTCAATGAAATAGGGAATATTTCCTCCCAGTGCTACAGAAAATTCACTGAAATAACCTGAGTCACGTTTAATCAAATTGGTATTTTGATTTCGAAAGGTATACCGGATAATGGACGAAAACTGAGGCCGGAAATCCTCCAGAATACGCTGCACTTCCAGCTTGTTTTCAATCTCTTCTGGTGTTTGATTCTCATTGTCGCGGAACTGCTCAATCAGCGCTGACCTGAATCCCCCCGAAATATCGATGTCGATCACATCCAGTTCAATCCAGTCGAGAAAACTGCGGTAGCGCTCCGAATGAATAACCTCATAACGAAGATTAAGCCGTATATCCGAATTAACATCAAAGAACTCCTGGCTCGACTGCCCATAGGTTAAAGAGTAAAGTGTTCTGGAAGATTCTACCCAATTGCGGTTCTGAAGAAAGGCAAAAGGAAAGTTAAGCCTGGGTATGGCATATTCAGCACGTGTCTCAAAATTCCGATAGGTGGTTGCGCGGTCCGACTGGCTGATATTTGACGGGATAAACTCAATGCTGCCGTTTACACCCAGTGTCAGGTTTTCGGCACGCCCAAATGAATTGTTATTGGTGTAATTGATACCGGCTCCGGTACCGAATCCGGTTCTGCGCATACCAAAAAATTCAGCCCGGATGGAATGTTTGGGCAGGGTTTGAAGGTCGAAATAGACCGGTATTTCTGAATTTGAATAGTCGGGCAGCGACCCGCCTTCACTGAGTCCAAACCTGTTAACCAGCATCATTCCCAGGCTCTGATAGGAGTTTACGCTTTTCAAATAGGCCGACTGGTCAAACGGTTCACCCGGCATGAACTGAATCTGGTTGCTGAGCAGGCTGAATCGGGTCTGTGCCGATTCCTGCTTCTGCATATCAATACGGTAACCCTGCAGAGCATGGGGCGGACCTTCAAGCACGCTTTCTTCGTTAAATCCGCTGGCACCCTCGGGACCCGAGAGATTGATAAATACATCTCCAAAGGTATAAAAACCACCGGGTGTGATGTCGTACAGTACGTCGAGCTGCTGGGGATTATCCGTATCACGCTGAATCAAGGCGCTTACAGAGTCGCGCTGTACCGATGCAAAACCGTGATTTCTAAGAAAACTAATGATGCGAGTCTGCTCTTCGCGCAGGGTTGCAGCGCGGTACTGCCTGTTAACGCTGAATGTGGAATCGTTGCGCAAGGAGCCGAAAAACAGGCTTTCTGAATAAAACTCGTCACTCAGTTCCGGGTCATCGAATTCAGGCAGGCCGGTATAGCCCACTGATCGGATCCTTGAAGCGGGCCCTTCACGAATGATGAACGACACTTCAACGCGTTCGGGGCGATACTCAATGATGGTAGTGTCGACACGAACGCTGAAGTAACCCAGATTTTCATAGTAGATGCGAATCCGGTCCATATCGTTACTGACCAATTCACGATCGAGGTAAGAGGGCGATTCACCAACTCCAAAAACGCGATGGATATAGTACCAGGGTGTAAAACGCGGAATACCGAGGAACTCGCGGTTTGTGCGGGTACGTACAAGAGTTTGCAGGGCCCGGTCGGATACATTCTCATTACCCGTAAACCGAACTTTTCTTACAATTTCTCTCTGATCATTTTCGGGTTCAGCCTGTGTATTGGTGTTCTGCCCGTTGTTTTGAGAAAATGCGTGCTCACACGGAAGAGTGATTAAACTGAAAAACAGAAAAATGAACGGCAGAAAATGGTGTCGCACGCAAACGGTTGATAGTTAGGGTGAATATGATGCCGGTAGCAGCTTCAACACTCTTAACGGCAAAAAGGCCAAGGTATTGAATCAGCTGTATAATTTATACATCATCGTAGTCAAAACCCTCATCTTCTTCACCATGGAAGAAATCTTCCTTGCGAATGTAATCGGGCCAGATATCCTCAATTCCCTCATATACCGTCTCTTCTCCCTCTTCGATTTCATCCAGCTCATAGAGATTATCGATCGCCTGCTGTGGAAGCCCGTTGCGCTCTGCCCATTCGATTAGTTCGACGCGGGTAGCGGGAAAGGGTGCTTCATCAAGAGCTGCAGCTAGTTCAACTGTCCAAATCATAATTTTTTTCTTGTTAGAATAAAAAGGTTAATAATAATTTTGAATGCTATAAACGGTTAACGAATGAGAAATGCAAATTTTTTATGCGCGAAAGTAAGAACTTTTTCATAACCTTACCGAGAGGTGAGGTAAATATTTTTTATCTTAAACGCCTAACAGAAATATTGAATACGTACACAACAGGATAGTATTATGGGTGGCTTTGGAGCAATGGAAATTGCAATCGTGGTTTTGGTCGTACTGCTGCTTTTTGGAGCCAAACGGATTCCGGAACTTGCCCGGGGTATAGGCCAGGGTATCCAGGAGTTCAGGAAAGCTTCTGACGATATCAAAAAAGAGATCGAAAAAGGAAAAACGGATATTAACGAATCAGCACGTCCCGCTTCGAAGGAAGAGAAAGAAACCAATACTAATTAACAGCATTTCTCAATGAAGAATCTGCTCTCTGTTCAGGAGCAACTGCGTTCAGGTAAATCTGATCTGGAAGAAATTGCCTCACAGTACCTGGAGCGTATCAAAGAAATCAATCCGGCCGTCAATGCCATGGTGCAGTTTGATGAAAAATCCGTTCAGGATGAAGCCGGGCGAATCAGTAAAAAAATCAAAGATGGCTCAGCAGGTCCGCTGGCAGGCGCTGTAGTCGGTGTGAAAGACGTACTGTGTGAACGCGGAAAAAAAGTGACCTGCAGCAGCGCCATGCTGAAAGACTTTGAGAGCGTATATGACGCATCGGTTATCCGTTCGCTCAGGGAAAAAGACGCCCTGCTTATCGGGCGCTGTAATATGGATGAGTTTGCCATGGGGTCATCCAATGAAAACACGATATTTGGCCCTGCACGAAATCCTGTAGATACGGAATATGTACCCGGAGGATCAAGCGGGGGCAGCGCAGCGGCTGTGGCAGCTGATATGTGCGATGTTTCACTGGGTTCCGATACCGGAGGATCCATACGCCAGCCGGCAGCCTATTGCGGTGTGGTTGGACTGAAGCCAACCTACAGCCGGGTGTCCCGTTACGGACTGGTTGCATTTGCGTCCTCATTCGACTGCATCGGACCTATCGGGAAAAATGTAACCGATACTGCCCTTGTTCTGCAGCACATTGCGGGTCATGATACCATGGACAACTCTTCTTCGCGCAAGCCGGTGGATGATTATCTGAAAGGGCTTGAGTCTGAAGACCGCAAACTGCGAATTGGCGTACCCGAAGAGTATTTTGGAGAAGGCCTGGATGATAACGTCCGCAAATTGATTGAAGAGCAGATCAGCGCACTCGAAAAGGACGGTGCGAAGATTGTTCCCGTGTCCCTGCCGCATACCAAATACGGTATCGCCACCTACTACATACTTGCAACCGCTGAAGCATCAAGCAATCTAGCTCGGTATGACGGCATCCGGTACGGTCATCGCGCAGATTTCAGGGAAATTGAGGAAGAGCTGGGTAAAGAGACCCGTGCAATTGAAAAAGATATCAAAAATGCAGTAGGGGCCGGAAAGGAAGAGGCTATTGAACGGCTTTCTGCGCTTGACTCGCCCCTGGTGCGGCTCTACAAAAAGTCGCGCACGGAAGGCTTTGGCGATGAAGTGAAGCGACGCATTATGCTGGGCACGTATGTGCTTAGTGCAGGATACTACGACGCCTATTATGCCAAAGCGCAGAAAGTGAGAAGGCTGATCAAAGAGGATTTTGAATCGGTATTCTCTGATGTGGATGTTGTGGTTTCACCCACCGCACCCACAACCGCCTTTAAAGTGGGTGAAAATCAGGACGATCCCATCAGCATGTACCTGAATGATGTATACACCATTTCAGCGAACCTGGCCGGAAT
This genomic window contains:
- the rlmD gene encoding 23S rRNA (uracil(1939)-C(5))-methyltransferase RlmD, giving the protein MALKKGSEVELTIDSTAFKGKGVGRIDGMAVFVPGTAPGDKVKARITRKKKKFIEAKLLQITDPSPLRIEPACSHANVCGGCTWQHLPYSEQLIMKEQHVRDHMQRIAELDPEIVQPIIGCNHELYYRNKMEYSFATRRWLTEEEINKDEYVDDTGFAAGLHAPGRFDKILNLNECHLQDPVSFQILDFVRNYCITHQIPAFNNRENTGFMRHLVIRNSYYTHDLMVNLVTYKDDPELTGRLKDALLNEFPQITTVVNNVNDQPNPTAVGRFEHILYGPGFIVDHIGNHSFKIHANAFFQTNTHQAEKLYKVAREFAEPAKGGHLFDLYCGVGTLSLFMADKAKKVTGIELVDVAVENARFNASENGVDNVEFVLGDMKDTFNESFLKKHGMPDCVITDPPRSGMHPDVVEQLSRLQTKRLVYVSCNPSTMARDLKILKEFYRVETVQPVDMFPQTYHIEAVAKLTRI
- a CDS encoding cyclic nucleotide-binding domain-containing protein, which produces MFKKNDLRKIRKQGNIVLKSGLLSELSLTERYELLQLCHRRRYKEGEFIYYQNDPGTGMYFIEEGTVQLTVKNSQSESENDQYSINIQAPREIGTMSIGYEIRRMSSAKCLTDCVLLGFFKPDFETLKKRNPETAVKFLEAISIRVMKQLELSMRKLADVTDTRTAFSIQYETQYEIDKENEQQV
- a CDS encoding BamA/TamA family outer membrane protein, translating into MRHHFLPFIFLFFSLITLPCEHAFSQNNGQNTNTQAEPENDQREIVRKVRFTGNENVSDRALQTLVRTRTNREFLGIPRFTPWYYIHRVFGVGESPSYLDRELVSNDMDRIRIYYENLGYFSVRVDTTIIEYRPERVEVSFIIREGPASRIRSVGYTGLPEFDDPELSDEFYSESLFFGSLRNDSTFSVNRQYRAATLREEQTRIISFLRNHGFASVQRDSVSALIQRDTDNPQQLDVLYDITPGGFYTFGDVFINLSGPEGASGFNEESVLEGPPHALQGYRIDMQKQESAQTRFSLLSNQIQFMPGEPFDQSAYLKSVNSYQSLGMMLVNRFGLSEGGSLPDYSNSEIPVYFDLQTLPKHSIRAEFFGMRRTGFGTGAGINYTNNNSFGRAENLTLGVNGSIEFIPSNISQSDRATTYRNFETRAEYAIPRLNFPFAFLQNRNWVESSRTLYSLTYGQSSQEFFDVNSDIRLNLRYEVIHSERYRSFLDWIELDVIDIDISGGFRSALIEQFRDNENQTPEEIENKLEVQRILEDFRPQFSSIIRYTFRNQNTNLIKRDSGYFSEFSVALGGNIPYFIDRFLVSPGELQGTLTLPLGIFPSQLSYSRFVKLSADYRRYYPVTPTSVFAWRLFGGYATPIGQSESIPLNRRFFAGGSNDIRGYNPFLLGPGAIEDVSVPGGEIKLAAFTELRQVLFDNVLSAQWQLAWHTDAGNVWYGPGNRFLDEDDVDILEDGRFSFDTFYKQIPVSTGLGLRFDWEFLVARIDFTFRAKDLQKGWFKDRTPYFSFGIGHSF
- a CDS encoding DUF2795 domain-containing protein — protein: MIWTVELAAALDEAPFPATRVELIEWAERNGLPQQAIDNLYELDEIEEGEETVYEGIEDIWPDYIRKEDFFHGEEDEGFDYDDV
- a CDS encoding Sec-independent protein translocase subunit TatA/TatB, whose translation is MGGFGAMEIAIVVLVVLLLFGAKRIPELARGIGQGIQEFRKASDDIKKEIEKGKTDINESARPASKEEKETNTN
- a CDS encoding amidase family protein, giving the protein MKNLLSVQEQLRSGKSDLEEIASQYLERIKEINPAVNAMVQFDEKSVQDEAGRISKKIKDGSAGPLAGAVVGVKDVLCERGKKVTCSSAMLKDFESVYDASVIRSLREKDALLIGRCNMDEFAMGSSNENTIFGPARNPVDTEYVPGGSSGGSAAAVAADMCDVSLGSDTGGSIRQPAAYCGVVGLKPTYSRVSRYGLVAFASSFDCIGPIGKNVTDTALVLQHIAGHDTMDNSSSRKPVDDYLKGLESEDRKLRIGVPEEYFGEGLDDNVRKLIEEQISALEKDGAKIVPVSLPHTKYGIATYYILATAEASSNLARYDGIRYGHRADFREIEEELGKETRAIEKDIKNAVGAGKEEAIERLSALDSPLVRLYKKSRTEGFGDEVKRRIMLGTYVLSAGYYDAYYAKAQKVRRLIKEDFESVFSDVDVVVSPTAPTTAFKVGENQDDPISMYLNDVYTISANLAGICGISVPAGTHPNGLPVGIQFMGNSFRETDILQAARRVEMINGAGS